TCATGACGAGGAACCATGTCCCCGGCGGGATCCCGGCGTGCCTCAGTTGCGCCCGTTCCACCCCGTTGAGGAAAAGGATGTACGCCTCGAGGTCCGCGATCTCCTCCTGCGACGGGGAATGCGTCGTTCCGAAGGTGAGCATGCTCTTCTCGGGCAGGGGCCCCCTCGGGATCGCGCCGTGCTGGAGGACCCGGTCGATATTGGCGGCGAACTCGCCCGGATCCTCGGCGAGATATTTCCGCCGGATGGGGTCGAGCGGCGGGATCGCGCCGCCCTCCGCGCCGGGATTGGGGACGCCGCGTACGTACGGCGTCCCCCCACGGGTTATGACGTCATTTTTTCCCGCATCCGCAGCTGTTGCACATGTCGCCACCCCCTCGTTTGTTTCCTGTTGGATGCCGGGATGTGCTGAAAGGTGCCGATCCCCGGCCGGTGTTTATGGGCATGGATACCGCGGATCCGGGATGATAGTATGACAACAGATCGGAACAAAAATCCGATACAGAAACGCGTCTCTGCGACGCGAAAACGGAGGGGTAGATGAAAACGTTGGCGAAGGTAGGAGTTCTCGTGGTGTCCATGGTCCTGGTCCTTTCCGCCGCCGGCCTCGACGCGGCGCAGAAGGAATCGAAGGGGGCGAAGCTGTTTCAGCAGCACTGCTCCGCCTGTCACCCGAACGGGGGAAACATCATCAAGCCGGCCGAGACACTCCATAAGAAGGACAGGGATGCCCACGGCGTCAAGACGGCCAAGGACATCGTCGCGAAGATGCGGAACCCGGGACCCGGGATGACCCGCTTCGACACGAAAACGATTTCCGGCAAGGATGCGCATGAGATCGCGGAGTACATCCTGAAGACCTTCAAATAATCGCGGAGGCCGGACAGGCGCCGGCCACCGGGGAGAGCGTCATCCCCCCGTCGATGTGGAGGGGCGTTCCGTTCACATATTCCGACGAGTCCGAGGCGATCCGGACCGACGCGGGGCGCCGGGAGGGGAGGGATTTCGAGGCGGCCGTCCGGGGGTCGTGAGCGCATTGCGGACCATGAAGAAGACCGCGGCGAGGAAAACCGCGATCCCGGCGTACTGCCCGGGGGTCAGCCCGAAGTACCTGACATCGCTGATCCGCAGGAAATCCAGGAAGAAGCGGGCCGGGACGTAAAGGAGCGGGAAGGCGGTCAGGAAGAACGCCGGCGGACGGGGTTTCCGGTCGAGCAGAAGGAAGGCAGGGACCATCAGGCACGACATGTAGAGGAATTCGTACCATCCAAGGTCATGGAACGCCATCTTCGACAGCACCGCGGGCGCGGGCAGTTCCGCCAGCCGGCCGGCCTCCCGGTAGAAGAAAGCGATGTAGGCCTGCGCCTCAGGGGATTTCAGGCTGATTCCCAGCGGGAACGTCGTGACGGTGCCGGGGTGGTCGTGGGCGACCGTGCAGGCGAGGCGCCCGACCGCCCACGCGAACGGGAAGACGTATGCGATGACGTCCAGGTAGCGCAACCGGGCCGACGCGTCGACATCCCGCGCCTTGAAACGGAAGAAGAGCCAGAGCCCGAGGAGTCCCCCGGCGAATCCCCCGAAGGAACTGATGTCCTCCCAGAACTTCAGGAGAAGGAGCGGGTTTTTCATCGCCTCCCGCGGGAAGTAGGCGAGGACGGAGTAGAGGTGGGCGACGACGAAGCCGGAGAGGACCACGTACGAAAGGAGGTCCTGGACGAGTTCCGGGTCGAGGCGCTTCGCGCGGGCCCGGGCGACGACCATCTGCCAGCCGACGATCACGGCCCCGGCGACGATCGCCCCGAAGGCGTGGACGGTGAGCGGGCCGAACAGGTGGAGCTCGGGTTGCGGAAAATACGGGATCATGGGCGGCGGGGAGTTCCCGGGATCGCCTCGAACACGACCCCGAGGAAGACCGGAGTGACGAGTCTCGCCGAGGCGTAGACGGCCCCCGGGGCGTACCCCGGCAGCGGGCCGGCGGAGACCACGTATCGCTCCCGATCGAGGGCGAGTGCCGCGCGGAGTGCGACGGTAAGCCCCTTCATCCGCGGCCTCCAGAAAACGTATTGGATCTGCTCCAGGGCTCCGCGGCATCCGGCCTCGTCGAGATCGAAGCTCCCGGAAATCCCCTTGATTCTACCTCACGCTCTCCTTGACGACGAGCATCCCCGCCATTTGTCCGACACGCGAATCTCCGGAAGAGCAGGAGTACATCCTAACCTCCCTGTTGCAATTTGGTTGC
This window of the Deltaproteobacteria bacterium CG2_30_66_27 genome carries:
- a CDS encoding cytochrome C, which translates into the protein MKTLAKVGVLVVSMVLVLSAAGLDAAQKESKGAKLFQQHCSACHPNGGNIIKPAETLHKKDRDAHGVKTAKDIVAKMRNPGPGMTRFDTKTISGKDAHEIAEYILKTFK